In one Leishmania mexicana MHOM/GT/2001/U1103 complete genome, chromosome 19 genomic region, the following are encoded:
- a CDS encoding methionine aminopeptidase yields MPCEGCGVSDAGLQCPTCKKLSLPPSFFCTQDCFRGHWGTHKLKHTETKNLPATIPTMTEVDERLFNFTGPLRPGKITPRRAVPKEIARPDYAERNDGVSESEEKERGSHRVVAHNLKNLHEDYNNAELRRSSDILKIKRVNALSREVLDIACAAVKPGVTTDEIDRIVHEATTERGMYPSPLNYYNFPKSVCTSVNEIICHGIPDNRPLEEGDIVNIDVSCYLDGFHGDLNETVFVGKPDEESVKIVHTAYACMMAGISVVKPDELYRYIGDAIEARAEKSDCSVVRSYTGHGIGKFFHTAPNVCHYKDNKSPGLIKPGHVFTIEPMINLGTWQDVTWPDNWTSATKDGKRTAQFEHTMVCTPEGVELLTDWKDGIPFYQKQLKEWGIPIPAEDPSEIKI; encoded by the coding sequence ATGCCGTGCGAAGGCTGCGGCGTCAGTGACGCCGGCCTGCAGTGCCCCACCTGCAAGAAACTGAGCCTGCCGCCGAGCTTCTTCTGCACGCAGGACTGCTTCCGGGGACATTGGGGAACGCACAAGCTGAAGCACACCGAGACGAAGAACCTGCCCGCCACGATCCCCACAATGACGGAGGTGGACGAGAGGCTCTTCAACTTCACGGGGCCGCTCCGTCCTGGAAAAATCACGCCACGCCGTGCTGTGCCGAAGGAGATAGCGCGGCCCGACTACGCGGAGCGAAACGACGGCGTTTCCGAGTCGGAGGAGAAGGAACGAGGCAGCCATCGCGTCGTTGCACACAACCTCAAGAACTTACACGAAGACTACAACAACGCCGAGCTGCGCCGGAGCTCCGACATCCTCAAGATCAAGCGCGTGAACGCGCTCTCGCGTGAGGTGCTGGACATcgcctgcgcggcggtgAAGCCGGGCGTCACGACGGACGAAATCGACCGCATCGTCCACGAGGCGACGACTGAGCGTGGCATGTACCCGTCGCCGCTGAACTACTACAACTTCCCCAAGTCCGTCTGCACCAGCGTGAATGAGATCATCTGCCACGGCATCCCTGACAACCGCCCACTCGAGGAGGGCGACATCGTTAACATCGACGTCTCTTGCTACCTCGACGGCTTCCACGGCGATTTGAACGAAACGGTGTTTGTCGGCAAGCCGGACGAGGAAAGCGTGAAGATTGTGCACACGGCGTACGCCTGCATGATGGCCGGCATCAGCGTTGTGAAGCCGGATGAGCTCTACCGCTACATCGGGGACGCCATCGAGGCGCGGGCGGAGAAGTCGGACTGCAGTGTGGTGCGCAGCTACACCGGACATGGTATCGGCAAGTTCTTTCACACGGCACCGAACGTGTGCCACTACAAGGACAACAAAAGCCCCGGCCTCATCAAGCCCGGGCACGTTTTTACGATTGAGCCGATGATCAACCTTGGCACGTGGCAGGATGTAACCTGGCCTGATAACTGGACGAGTGCAACGAAGGATGGCAAGCGTACTGCGCAGTTTGAGCACACAATGGTGTGCACACCGGAAGGTGTAGAGCTTCTGACGGACTGGAAGGACGGCATACCCTTTTACCAGAAGCAGCTGAAGGAATGGGGCATTCCGATCCCCGCCGAAGACCCCAGCGAAATTAAAATCTGA